Proteins found in one Sphingomonas sp. SORGH_AS_0879 genomic segment:
- a CDS encoding dienelactone hydrolase family protein: MTGTKIIAAMGGEASFNAYYAEPKGTPAAAIIVIQEIFGVNAGIRRKCDTLAEAGYLAIAPDLFHKIAPGIELDPDVPTEMQQALDLIGQFDQDGGIGDIEATIHAIRAEHGADTKVGVVGYCLGGRLAFMAAARTDVDASVGYYGVGIDGLLGEKHAIAKPVLLHIPEEDHFVDKDAQQRMHEGLDDHPKVTLYDYPGEDHGFAAEFGQRRSETSAKLADERTMAFFAEHLR; the protein is encoded by the coding sequence ATGACCGGAACCAAGATCATCGCCGCTATGGGCGGCGAGGCCTCGTTCAACGCCTATTATGCCGAGCCGAAGGGGACACCCGCCGCCGCGATCATCGTCATCCAGGAAATCTTCGGCGTGAATGCGGGCATCCGCCGCAAGTGTGACACGCTGGCCGAGGCGGGCTATCTGGCCATCGCTCCCGATCTTTTCCACAAGATTGCCCCCGGCATCGAACTGGACCCGGACGTGCCAACCGAGATGCAACAGGCGCTCGACCTGATAGGCCAATTCGACCAGGACGGCGGGATTGGCGATATCGAGGCGACGATCCATGCGATCCGTGCCGAGCATGGTGCGGATACCAAGGTCGGCGTGGTCGGCTATTGCCTGGGCGGACGGCTCGCCTTCATGGCCGCGGCGCGGACCGATGTGGATGCCAGTGTCGGCTATTATGGCGTCGGCATCGACGGGCTGCTGGGCGAGAAGCACGCCATCGCCAAGCCGGTCCTGCTCCACATCCCGGAGGAGGATCATTTCGTCGACAAGGATGCGCAGCAGCGTATGCACGAGGGACTGGACGACCACCCCAAGGTCACGCTGTACGATTACCCCGGCGAGGATCACGGCTTTGCAGCGGAGTTCGGCCAGCGGCGGTCGGAGACGTCCGCGAAGCTGGCGGACGAACGCACCATGGCGTTCTTCGCGGAGCATCTCCGCTGA
- a CDS encoding DUF6489 family protein produces MKVNVEIDCTPEEARRAMGLPDLTPIHERYVQMMLDTMQSGVKPEMVEAMMRSWAPMGEAGMAMWRRMFEGQKG; encoded by the coding sequence ATGAAAGTGAATGTGGAAATCGACTGCACGCCCGAAGAGGCGCGCCGCGCCATGGGCCTGCCCGACCTGACGCCGATCCATGAACGCTATGTCCAGATGATGCTCGATACGATGCAGTCGGGGGTGAAGCCCGAAATGGTCGAGGCGATGATGCGGAGTTGGGCCCCGATGGGCGAGGCGGGCATGGCGATGTGGCGCCGGATGTTCGAGGGGCAGAAGGGCTGA
- the mnmE gene encoding tRNA uridine-5-carboxymethylaminomethyl(34) synthesis GTPase MnmE, which translates to MTDTIFAVSSGQPPAAIAVIRVSGPAAFAAAGRLAGRLPEPRRAGLRSLRDGKGDLLDSALVLLFPGPATATGEDLVEFHCHGGRAVVAAVEAALAVQPGLRRAEPGEFTRRALLNGRIDLAGAEGLADLLEAQTERQRRAAIGAVEGRVSQAVRGWMDRIATLSAMVEAMLDFAEEDDVPLDGAAVARIMGEMHALASTMLEVVERPPVDRLHDGIRVVLAGPPNSGKSTLLNLLVEREAAIVSPIAGTTRDRIEASVLRGGVAYVLTDTAGLAEDTDDVIEAIGVTRAQEAIAQADILLWMADTPPPRGDAIWLHSRADLPERAVLPEGRRLAVRRDDQDSIAAVWDAIAQEAGTLLPREDAIGFKRHQQAQCTLAAQALMAASGEDILLIAEELRIARQALAELLGVNATETMLDALFGRFCLGK; encoded by the coding sequence ATGACGGACACGATCTTCGCCGTATCGAGCGGACAGCCGCCCGCCGCCATCGCGGTGATCCGGGTCAGCGGCCCGGCGGCGTTCGCGGCGGCCGGGCGGCTGGCGGGACGATTGCCCGAACCGCGTCGTGCGGGGCTGCGGTCGCTCCGCGACGGGAAGGGGGACTTGCTCGACTCGGCGCTGGTCCTGCTATTCCCGGGTCCCGCCACCGCGACTGGCGAGGATCTGGTCGAATTCCATTGTCATGGAGGCCGTGCCGTGGTGGCGGCGGTCGAGGCGGCGCTGGCGGTTCAGCCGGGTCTTCGCCGCGCCGAGCCGGGAGAATTCACCCGGCGCGCGCTGCTCAACGGTCGCATCGATCTGGCCGGGGCGGAGGGGCTGGCGGATCTGCTCGAAGCCCAGACCGAGCGACAGCGCCGCGCCGCGATCGGGGCGGTCGAGGGGCGGGTAAGCCAGGCGGTGCGTGGCTGGATGGACCGGATTGCGACATTGTCCGCGATGGTCGAGGCGATGCTCGATTTCGCCGAAGAGGATGACGTGCCGCTCGATGGGGCGGCGGTCGCACGGATCATGGGGGAGATGCATGCGCTCGCTTCCACGATGCTGGAGGTGGTCGAGCGGCCGCCGGTCGACCGGCTTCATGACGGTATCCGCGTGGTGCTGGCCGGGCCGCCCAATAGCGGTAAGTCGACCCTGCTCAACCTGCTGGTCGAACGCGAGGCGGCGATCGTCTCGCCGATCGCGGGCACGACCCGCGACCGGATCGAAGCCAGCGTGTTGCGCGGCGGGGTGGCTTATGTGCTGACCGATACCGCCGGGCTGGCCGAGGACACCGATGATGTGATCGAGGCGATCGGCGTCACCCGCGCGCAAGAGGCGATTGCGCAGGCCGATATCCTGTTGTGGATGGCGGATACGCCGCCTCCGCGCGGGGATGCGATCTGGCTGCACAGCCGCGCCGATCTGCCCGAACGAGCGGTTCTGCCCGAGGGTCGGCGGCTGGCGGTGCGGCGGGACGATCAGGATTCGATCGCGGCGGTGTGGGACGCCATTGCCCAGGAGGCCGGAACGCTCCTGCCGCGCGAAGACGCGATCGGGTTCAAGCGGCACCAGCAGGCGCAATGCACGCTCGCGGCGCAGGCGCTGATGGCGGCGTCGGGCGAGGATATTCTTTTGATCGCCGAGGAGCTTCGCATCGCGCGGCAGGCTCTGGCCGAGCTTCTGGGGGTGAACGCAACGGAGACGATGCTCGACGCGCTGTTCGGACGATTCTGTCTCGGCAAATGA
- the mnmG gene encoding tRNA uridine-5-carboxymethylaminomethyl(34) synthesis enzyme MnmG: MFDVVVIGGGHAGTEAAAAAARRGARTALLSFDRHGLGAMSCNPAIGGLGKGHIVREVDAFDGLIGRAADQGAIHYRMLNQSKGTAVQGPRIQADRRRYAGAIQAMLAAQPKLTIVEGEAEALILDGDRVAGVQLGDGTMLSARAVVLATGTFLGGRLFRGEERHWGGRIGERAATRMADQLRALGLPMARMKTGTPPRLDGRTIDWARLDEQPSDPDPWTMSPMTAGRPLPQIACAITRTTEHTHAIIAAAFHRSPLFTGAIEANGPRYCPSIEDKIKRFADRDSHQIFLEPEGLDDPLVYPNGLSTSLPTDVQEAMIASMPGLERAVITLPGYAVEYDHIDPRALDARLALGAIEGVFCAGQINGTTGYEEAAGQGLIAGLNAAAHACDLDPVILDRASSYLGVMIDDLVLQGVTEPYRMLTARAEYRLSLRADNAETRLGDIAEAVDCLSPERLAHRRRRQEQQTMLRERLAVVRTASDLARSGATIAQDGARRTAYEWLRFGGVTLAHVAPEAAEGCDPAVIAETLEDARYAPYVERQAEEVARLRADERIPLPATLDYAAIPGLSQEMIDRLSLARPATLAAASRIRGITPAALSAVLLHARKMAA, encoded by the coding sequence ATGTTTGATGTCGTAGTGATCGGTGGCGGTCACGCGGGAACCGAGGCCGCCGCGGCGGCCGCGCGCCGGGGCGCGCGAACGGCCCTTTTGTCCTTCGATCGTCATGGTCTGGGCGCCATGTCCTGCAATCCGGCGATCGGCGGGTTGGGGAAGGGCCATATCGTGCGTGAGGTCGACGCCTTTGACGGGCTGATCGGGCGAGCGGCGGACCAGGGCGCGATCCATTACCGGATGCTCAATCAGAGCAAGGGTACGGCGGTCCAGGGCCCCCGTATCCAAGCCGACCGGCGGCGCTATGCCGGGGCGATCCAGGCGATGCTTGCCGCACAACCGAAGCTCACCATCGTAGAGGGTGAGGCCGAGGCGCTGATCCTCGACGGCGACCGGGTGGCCGGTGTGCAATTGGGGGACGGCACCATGCTGTCGGCCCGCGCGGTGGTGCTGGCGACCGGCACCTTCCTGGGCGGCCGTCTGTTCCGGGGCGAGGAACGGCATTGGGGCGGCCGGATCGGCGAGCGTGCGGCGACGCGCATGGCCGATCAGCTACGTGCACTGGGCCTGCCGATGGCACGGATGAAGACCGGTACGCCACCGCGTCTCGACGGCAGGACCATCGACTGGGCGCGGCTGGACGAGCAGCCCTCCGACCCGGATCCCTGGACCATGTCGCCGATGACGGCGGGGCGGCCCTTGCCGCAAATCGCCTGCGCGATCACCCGGACGACCGAGCACACCCATGCGATCATCGCGGCGGCCTTCCATCGTTCGCCGCTGTTCACCGGCGCGATCGAGGCCAATGGGCCGCGCTATTGCCCGTCGATCGAAGACAAGATCAAACGCTTCGCCGACCGTGACAGCCATCAGATCTTCCTGGAACCGGAGGGGTTGGACGATCCCTTGGTCTATCCCAACGGCCTGTCGACCTCGCTGCCGACCGATGTGCAGGAAGCGATGATCGCCTCCATGCCGGGGCTGGAGCGGGCGGTGATCACGCTGCCCGGCTATGCAGTGGAATATGACCATATCGACCCGCGTGCGCTCGATGCCCGGCTGGCGCTGGGCGCGATCGAGGGGGTGTTCTGCGCGGGGCAGATCAACGGCACTACCGGTTATGAGGAAGCCGCGGGGCAGGGGCTGATCGCCGGGCTCAACGCGGCGGCCCATGCCTGTGACCTTGATCCGGTGATCCTTGATCGTGCATCCAGCTATCTGGGCGTGATGATCGACGATTTGGTGTTGCAGGGCGTGACCGAGCCCTATCGGATGCTGACCGCGCGTGCCGAATATCGGCTTTCACTACGCGCCGACAATGCCGAAACGCGGCTGGGGGATATCGCGGAGGCGGTGGACTGTTTGTCGCCCGAACGGCTGGCGCATCGGCGGCGGCGGCAGGAGCAGCAGACGATGCTACGCGAACGGCTGGCGGTGGTCCGTACCGCCTCCGATCTGGCGCGGAGCGGGGCGACGATCGCACAGGATGGCGCGCGCCGGACTGCTTATGAATGGCTGCGCTTCGGTGGCGTCACGCTGGCGCATGTCGCACCCGAGGCGGCGGAGGGATGCGATCCCGCCGTGATCGCCGAGACGCTGGAGGATGCGCGCTACGCCCCCTATGTTGAGCGACAGGCGGAGGAGGTCGCGCGGCTTCGCGCCGATGAGCGAATCCCGCTCCCTGCCACGTTAGACTATGCCGCGATCCCCGGTCTGTCGCAGGAGATGATCGACCGGTTGAGCCTGGCGCGTCCCGCGACCCTGGCGGCCGCATCGCGCATACGCGGCATCACCCCCGCCGCATTGTCGGCGGTGCTTCTCCACGCACGAAAGATGGCGGCATGA
- the rsmG gene encoding 16S rRNA (guanine(527)-N(7))-methyltransferase RsmG — MTEDQARDWVAQRFGEEAAERIDHFLSLVIVENDQQNLIAPSTIPTIWARHALDSVQLIPLADRADGQWVDIGTGGGFPGMVVALAWPGRMALVEPRKRRADFLRDCADKLGIADRVAVHASKIEAVDVKADIISARAVATVENLLRAAAHCGKQETRWLLPRGRLDEREMKTLKRQWRFVFHVEHSITSADSSIVILDRVGAR; from the coding sequence ATGACCGAAGACCAGGCCCGCGACTGGGTCGCCCAGCGTTTCGGGGAAGAAGCAGCCGAGCGGATCGATCATTTCCTCAGCCTGGTGATCGTCGAGAACGACCAGCAGAATCTTATCGCACCATCGACCATCCCGACCATCTGGGCGCGACATGCGCTGGACTCGGTGCAGTTGATCCCGCTCGCCGATCGCGCGGATGGGCAGTGGGTGGATATCGGGACCGGGGGAGGCTTTCCCGGCATGGTCGTGGCGCTCGCCTGGCCCGGCCGAATGGCGCTGGTCGAACCGCGCAAGCGGCGGGCGGACTTCCTTCGGGACTGCGCCGACAAGCTGGGGATCGCCGACCGGGTGGCCGTCCACGCCTCCAAGATCGAAGCCGTCGATGTGAAGGCGGATATTATTTCTGCTCGTGCCGTGGCGACAGTCGAAAATCTTTTGCGCGCGGCGGCACACTGCGGCAAACAGGAAACGCGGTGGCTGCTCCCGCGCGGCCGCCTGGACGAGCGCGAGATGAAGACCCTCAAGCGGCAATGGCGCTTCGTGTTTCACGTGGAACATAGCATCACCTCGGCGGACTCGTCGATCGTGATCCTCGACCGAGTAGGGGCCCGATGA
- a CDS encoding ParA family protein has protein sequence MICVAIANQKGGVGKTTSAINLATALAATGLHVLLIDLDPQGNASTGLGIPNSQRLFSSYHVLLGEARIDDAVVHTQVPRLDIVPATVDLSGAELELVDFENRTHRLDQAMRRTQGNWDIVLIDCPPSLGLLTINAMVASDSLFVPLQCEFFALEGLSQLLTTVERIRARFNPGLAILGVALTMYDRRNRLTDQVSADVRAVLGGVVFDTVIPRNVRLSEAPSHGLPALIYDHRCVGSLAYIALARELIARLPLGTQPGAAAA, from the coding sequence ATGATCTGCGTTGCCATCGCGAACCAGAAGGGTGGGGTGGGCAAGACCACCAGCGCCATCAACCTCGCCACTGCCCTGGCGGCGACGGGGCTGCACGTCCTGCTGATCGATCTCGATCCACAGGGCAATGCCTCGACGGGTCTGGGAATTCCCAACAGCCAGCGGCTCTTCTCCAGCTACCACGTCCTGCTGGGCGAGGCGCGGATCGACGATGCGGTGGTCCATACGCAGGTGCCCCGGCTGGACATCGTACCCGCTACGGTGGACCTGTCGGGGGCGGAGCTGGAGCTGGTCGATTTTGAGAATCGGACGCACCGGTTGGATCAGGCGATGCGGCGGACGCAGGGCAATTGGGACATCGTCCTGATCGATTGCCCGCCCTCGTTGGGCCTGTTGACGATCAATGCGATGGTGGCGTCCGATTCGCTGTTCGTGCCGCTGCAATGCGAATTCTTCGCGCTGGAGGGGCTTTCGCAGCTTCTGACCACGGTCGAGCGGATTCGCGCACGGTTCAATCCGGGCCTCGCGATCCTGGGCGTGGCGCTGACGATGTATGACCGGCGCAACCGGCTGACCGACCAGGTGTCGGCGGACGTGCGCGCCGTTTTGGGAGGGGTCGTGTTCGATACGGTGATACCGCGCAATGTCCGGCTGTCGGAGGCGCCCAGCCATGGGCTGCCGGCGCTGATCTATGACCATCGCTGCGTCGGCAGTCTGGCCTATATCGCGCTGGCGCGGGAATTGATCGCCCGCCTGCCGCTCGGCACCCAGCCGGGAGCGGCGGCGGCATGA